atgtgtaaaagtcACCAGATTGAATTCTGTCACATTTGAACATGTTGCTGAGTTCAGACCTGGCAAAGCTTCTCCTGGGAATATTCCTCTATGTCTGCAAGGGAACATTTCCCAATCATCAAACTATAAACACTGAGTTTCAGggttgtatttgtgtgtgtgcccACCAGGGGGTGCTGTGGATTCGCCGTATCCCTTCATGTCCAGAGCCAGAACCCTGAACCCGGCGGCAGCCAGAGCCGGAATCTGCCAGAGAGGAAGCAGGTGTGAAAACGGCGACACGTCaccaccgccgccgccgccgcacCGGCAGGCTCACCTGGTACCGCCAGGAGTACCAGCTCTCTGGGAAGCCGTGGCACAGCAGAACCGGCGGCCCAGAGCCCATCTCCACGTAGTGGGTCCGAACACCAGGCTGAAATCACAGCACTAATTATTCTGTCTCTCTGGGCAGGATGGCTGGCTGGCAGAGGACGGTCGTTACTCTGAGGGTGACGTATCCATGAGACACCTGGTCAGGGCAGCAGGTGATGGGACGACTCTCTGCTCCCACCGCCTGCAACAAACCAGCTGACGTCACAAAGACTCAGGTCCTTCCTGTCAAAGGTCAGTGTAATATGAAAACTGTCACAGATAATGTTGGACGTTTCCCATCGTCTCATTGCAGCCAGAAATGTCAGTGAATTTAGTTGAATGGTTTATGTGAACAGTTGTACAAATTCAGTGAGTTTGAATTTTCTTACATTTGACTCATTTCTAAACGATGCATATCGTTCAGACGTGTCACCACTGTGTCGGTATCTAGAACAAGACTTGAACTGTTCCCTGGAGGGTCCATCTTACATCTCCAGCATCCAGATGACTTCTGGGAAAACGTTTGATGGTCAGGTGAGATAAAAATTCACATCTCTTGTCTTTCCAACCCAAGAACAATGTGCAGGTTGCAACATGGAGACAGGAAGAAAGACGCATGAGTGGATTtccttaggccacgccccccacTGCTGCCTGACCTTCCTGTGGAACCAGGTAATGAAAACACCTGCAGCCACATTTAAGGGAGGAGAGACTCTCCACTCAGACCACTTCAAACTCAGTCTGTCCTGGTGTTGGCGGGTCCGGGAGCATTCACACTGGGTCAGAGTCCAGTTGGTCTCAGTGCGGTTCTGATGGAGGTCGATTGACGTTGAGCAGAAATGATGGCCACCAGCGAGGTTAGAGTTAGCTGGAGCGCTATGCCTCAGATGAGCCTCTGTTGGCGTTTACAGCCATGTCTAGTCCATACAGACCTGAGTCCACTTTGGAATGGCCCTGTGGACCCATCATACCTCAACAACTCCATGCATCCAGTCATTGAGCCCTGGATGATCAACTGGTTTCATATCCATGTTGCATCATCAGGAAACGGCTGCTGAGAGAACAGAACCTCTAACGGCGTGGCCGTCCCTGTGTCCAGACCTGAATTCCTCCGAAAACCTTTGACCCAGTCGCCATGTAGAGAATCCGAACTCCACACGGTGAGAGCCGTTGCTCAGGCCAAGAAGGTTCTGGGGTCCAGAACCTTCTTGGCCTGAGGAAAGACCTTTAAGAAGAGCGGGATGCAACGGCTCAGCAGAATCTCCAGCCACTAGTGGACATGAGGAGACGACGAcctgaagctgcagcagaagctCAACAAGTCATGATGTGAACAACCATCCTGCTGCTTCAATCATGATGGATCATAATCCTGATTATGACCCATCATGATCAATCATGACATAGAACGGTATTGTGAAATTATGTTCCATAAATTTCCCCCAACATTTTAATTAGTATTATTAGAGTCTTTCAGTATTATTgtggattaaagaaaaacatccttgACTGGGGAGCTTCTGGCTGCTATTGGTTAACTGGTTAactatttaactatttaaactGTTTAACTGATTAACTGTTTAACTGTTTAaattgattaactgattaattgattaactgattaactGTTTAACTGAACCTGAACTCCAGTGAAGTGGGCCAGTTTCCTCAGGGCAACCTCCAGGTTCTCCACCAGGACGGCCTCCATCCCTGCCTTCTCAGCTGCCTTCACGCTCTCCTGGTCCACATCCAGCCACAGAGCCTGAAGGGTTGGACGGGTTCAGCTGCTGCGTCAGGACTCAGCTGTTGCGTGGCTCTTAAAGGGACACCGCCCACCTGCTGTGATGGGATCCCCAGCTGGTCCAAAGCAGAGTTGAACATGGCGACCTCTGGCACTCTGTGACCTGAACGGCAGGACTGGAGGACCAGGTCAAAGTTGGAGCCCAGGAGACAGAGGAGCCGAGCCGGGCGGTCTCCGGAGGCGCTGTCGTCTAGCCAGTGATTGGCCAGGACTGCGGTCAGCActcctttaaatcaaagtttaaaataaactgacaaactGCATGAAAAGCTGCTGGTTGTCTGGCAGCTGTGTTCACTTTGTTACCGTGGTAACGCAGACTCGCAGACGTTTTCAGCACAATATCCCGAACGTCCATCGTGGCCGTTCTGACCTCCTCCAGCAGACGGCCGACGCACCAATCAGACGGCGGCTCCACGCCTCTGACCTCAGCTTGTTTCGCGCATTCGGCTTTAAACGTCGGGATCATCTGGAAACACCGTTTAGTTAGTGACCTGGTTAAAAGTGACAGCAGGGTGTTAACAAGCAGACCCACCTGATTCAGAGTCACTTGGCCTCTTTCTGCCTGAATCAAAGCTCCTTCGCTTTGAGACGCCACACTGGACAGAAACCCTCTGAGGAAACAACCAAAAACCATCCAGGAGGAACAAAGGAGCAAAACAGGAGAATTTAGTTCTGCTGCAAAGTCACCAAGAACAAACGTTTGGAAAATGTTCCAAACTTTGTGACTCCAGAAAACCAGAgggatgattgattgattgattgattgattgattgaaagtCTGGATCTGTCTTGTTTATCCAAGTGACTCAGTTTTTCTACTGACGCAGGTTTTTCAGGTCAGGCATCATTTCCTGTCCAGACACTCAGCTGCAGGTGATCAATCATTTATTGATTGACCAGGACTTCATCTCATCTCTAACTGaactttcaaataatttttaatcaaaactccagactttgtttgatttttattcatcttgtGGTTTGATCGACTCGCTTTCTACTTTTTAGACGTTTGGTTTGGTGAAGAACTTTGATCTGCAGTGGAGGACAAACTGTTTATATAGAtaaatgattgattgattgattaatatGTGCACTGATCCTGGTCTGACCATGTGCAACGCTGTCTGACCAACCTGTGCAATGCTAAAACCTGCAGcataaacaacacaaatgactCTGGAAATAATCAGTTATTAATTTCAGAGCTGTCACATTGTAGCTCCAATAATCATagataacaataataataaatgtttttattttctactggATCCGACTGaatttttctgcttcctgtttttcagTGCTGTCAGCTGATGGCAGTCTCACCGTGGCAGAttgtgcagctcctccagtttGTGGAAAACCCCGGCGGGTCTTGACGGAACGACAACGCCCCAGAAGTTGAACAGAACCGCTTTCTTCGCCGCCATCGGACCTGGAAGCTGCAGGCTGCTGATCTGGAAACCCTGCAGTTtgtgtgcagctgcagcagtggGGTAGTTATCAGTGGGGGTTGTTAGTGTTGCCCTCTGGACTCACTGACGCCGTTGCTCCGCCCACTGGGCGCGTTCAGTCATGCTCAGTCATGCTTGGCTCACATGAGTCTTGTTCACACtgcaaacctttttttgtttgagttattgtaacttttctttttgtaacaaCAAAATCTCCATGGTAGAAACACAAACGTGTCTAATAACGTCTAAAAAATGAAACCTAGATCcctgaaacaggaaatgatgcAGTTTATTTACTGAACATATTTAGaacattttgaatatattttcttttgaaaactcTGCAACAGATTcttatttgttaaattgttCTAATGATTGTTGTTCCTGTGGTAAATGTGTGGTAGGTTATTATTTCTAGGAAGTCAGAAGGGCAGCTTGTTCTGTCCAGAACCGCTTTGTACTGGACTGGTTCTGTTGACTGCAATTCAACCCACAGTTCTGGAAATCTGCACTTTGctcctgctgtttgtttctggacGGCTACGATGGGCCGGTATGAGGCAAAATCTTACCTGCACAAAACAAGTTTATGGATGCAGAAAACAACTGGAGCTCCAGAGTAActtggttttcttttctgtttaggAGGTTTTGGTACAAACAAAGCCCGACGTTTTCTCCGTCTGCTGACGAACCCAGCAGAAACTCCCAGCAGAAACTCTCaggttttctgaaactttttcagCCTCTCAAGTTgctgtggaaacatttttgccACCTCTTTTTTGAGTTTACTGAGGTCAGCAGAtatttgtttctgcagtttccTTTGTTGCACCACAACATTTCAAACAGGCTGAGGTcggctggactttgactaggacgtTGCAGCTCTAATTCTTTTCTGTTCCAGACATTCTGTTGAAAACCTGCTGCcatgtttgggatcattgttcTGTCGGTTGGAGCCGCTGCTCTTTGACTCTAACCATCATCATTCCTCCACCGCCGTGCCTCACTGTTGGTCTGAGGTGGAAACCAAAACCCACAAAATGAATATGCACCATTTTAGTTTTCTCTAAAATCTTAAGCTGTATATCTTCAATACGTAGGTGAAAAAGTCAAAGATCAGATTTCTGGAACAATCTGAGCTGCAACCAGAACCAAGTGggtttttaaaacttcaaaaaaaaaaaaaaatcttcacaaaACAAGATGGcaagaaaaaacagaacttGAATTTTAGGTAGCATCTTGAGTTAACATATTATTTATCAATGCTCACACATTTAACTGCTTTGATGAAAATTCTTAACTTTACTGTGACTCAACTCCGTTAGCCACAAAACCATTTTGATCCCAAGCAGAACGTCCAGAACCTTCAGGACTCATTGATGTTTCCCCAACAGAAACGGATCAGGTAGCTTGGTAGCTAACGCTACGAGGCTCAGAGCTACATAAACATGCAGCCATCCTGTTCATTAAATAcaggtcatttttatttcaggtttttatcTTAGACAAGTTTGAATTCAGAAGTGATGCCTCATAACTGCACTGCCATGAACCGTCATGTCAATGTAGAACTTTTATCATCATGAACAGAATGTGTTCGTTTCTGACTGAAATCCATTTCATGTCTCAATCCGTCAACGTGTTGCATTATGGGCCTGAAGATTAAACAAACGTTTTCCTAACATGATTATTTTCTGCCTCCAGTTTTTGAAAACTGTAAGAACCAAGTTCTCTCCATCCTGTGGCCATCCAGCTGAGGTTCTGCTGTCAGGATTTCCCCGTCAGCCGGTCCAGCAGCCTGACCGGATCCAGGAAGTTAAGGTTAGAGACACTAAGTCATGATCACTGCACTGTGTTTCTTTGCTAATGTCTGTTAGAAGTACTGCAGCGGCCGGGTCAGATAGGAACCTGGATCCGTCTCTGTTGTTCTGGACCGGGCTCAGAGCTCCAGAACATAATACCCTTTCTTTAAACCAGTGAGATTGCACAAAACAcaagttcattttcattttcattccatttaaacatttgatgTTTAGTCACAAAAAGTTTCTCTTTTCATCTTGTCAAATGAAGTGACAGTATTAGGGTTATTTTGCCAGTCGGTGGTGGAAACCATGTTGATCCCAACGTTGGCCAGTCAGTGCGATGCTAACGTCTCCCAGTAGCAGCAACCAGTCAGACCCCTGATACACCCAGCCTGGAACCAGGCATCTTTCTGGAGGGTGGAAAAGATGGCCGCTGCTAGTCTGTTGTCATAAAATAGGAAGAGATGTTTGTGTTCTGTTGGGATCCAATCTGGGATCACAGGaatctgattaaaacaaaacccGCAAAGAGGAATTTATTTATCAGGGTGCCATCTCCTGGCCATACAGAGAATTACTCCAATGACTTATTTTACTGTCTTGTACATTTTAAACCAAGTGCCTCACATGAAAGCTTGGAGTTTACAGTGTGGACTCTGCAGCTTGATGCTGAATCCTGCAGGTGGTTGTTTCTCAGGGCCAGAGCTTCACAGTTTCCCTCCAAGACGTTACAAACGCTTAAACTGAGCATTACAAACCCAAAGGAGCATGTTAAAGCAGTTCTTCATAATGATTCTGATTTTTTGGAAGCTTTGATCACTGGCAGAAGCCTAACAAGGTCCTCCTCTGAAACAGATTATTTCTTTAAGTTGAACACATCCAGATCATTTCCTGACGGTAGAATGAAACTAGAGCTGCAGATAAGAAATATGCAGAGAGACTTTTTGATTTGACCTCTTCTACTATAGAGCAGTCATTGAAGTTGTTTAGGTAGTGAAACAGGTTGATGTTCCTTCCTACAGGCAGGTCATCCTTTAGCCTTTCTATGTACTGAATGGCCTGATCATTGGTTTTTGGGCTATAGGTTCCCTTTATCCAGTCCTCCAACAGTCAGACCAGGAAAAACACTGATTTGTTCTTAGTGAAGGAACAAGTCAAGCAGTCAGTTAGGACTTTAAAAGGCCTTCTCCACACGGACAAGATGGACCCCAGAGGCAACATGGATCATCACCTTTGGCAGCTTGTGATGCTTCTCCAGAGCTTGTGTCTCATCCACCTCTCCCTTTCTCCTTTAGGTCCTGGGAGGAAACGCTTCCAACCCTCCACATCCTGATCAAGAGGAGAATCCACGGAGAATCACTTCCAGCTTCCTGGGCATGCTGGTTCCACCTTGCGGTGTTAACGGACAGCGTGTTTTTGAAACCAGGGGCCCGGTACGTATCAGCCTTCCCAGGTTTCCGCCTTTAGGAACAGCACTATGGGAAAGGTGACTCTGGGGCTCAGGAGTCTTAAATGCAGCCCAGTCTTCTAGAGGAATAGCCTCACACACACGCTACATCACACATGTTGATTGGACTGGAAAAACCTTTTCTCCCAGTGAACATCCTCTGGTCTGCTTGGGGACTAGCGTGATTCAACTAGACCAAACAGCCGTCCTTAGCTCTAACCTTTCCTTTATTTCAACAAACCATCAGGATTTCTCCTAAAACTACTTCATAGAAATGAGTCCAAATAAATTTTGAACAGACCTACGACTTAAAATGATAGGAAACAACTTGATTTTCCCACATGATCAGACCTTGTGACCTACAGGATTAGCCTAGTTAAAGTAACAGTACCTGGACATAACTTGCTGCCATGAAATAAACTCTAGCTGATCTATagattttcttcctcttgtgGTCGCTGATTGTAACTACAATAAAGCAGAATAAATGAGTTATTTACTCAAACTAAAACCTGCTTCTTGCTCAacataaagtcacatttttaaaacccaGAGCTGGAGGaaagtttcttattttaaacagtttgctTTCTCcttaaactaaactaactaatGATTCAGACTTGGTTTATCAAACCAGCTAGCTTGAGCTACAAACGGAGTATGATTCtttgccccctgctggccagtTGTGGTAACTGCTATCAACATAAAGCTGAATAAACGACATTTATGCACATTTCCTGTTGgctcaatcaaaaataaaacttcttaaCAAAAAGTTACACGTTTAAGCCAACAGAATTATAAGAAATTAGCAGAAAGATTGAAGGTCTGATTTTACAAAGTTTGTTTCTTCCAATCTTTAAGTGGATTTACTGGTTTTAGCTGCTGTGCTACAACTATAGCCATTTTAGAAAATCTACATAAACTGGATTGAAAGCAGCAACACTTCAGGGACATAAGGACTTGACAGTATATggagccccctaggggacatggggaaattgtttccttttgcgttccctcgcaatagaatagaatagaagtactttattcatcgcagcagggaaattacttcgcagttacagcatagagacaacaacaactaccactgagtagtagttgtagataaaataaaacataaaaataaaatataaaatgctgtactgtactggtcagttatgcagcacaATTTAATAAttagcataataataataagcataattgaatactgtaagcctttcttacggtgggcgccgtactttatgctttaatataaggttatgtgaggtttttccatgaatgttagtatctttttgtgaaatatctgaagttttatatctttctttaggatagaaaggcgccacaaacctacgatataaacagaaactttccgtaagtaggaaagaaataaaaatacatccaaactatatttctgagttattatagcgggtaataaatcatctgacaggtttgattgtgtctctgttgttctagtctgaatggtttaaagagctgctttcagttccatcttagccttaacagacataaacatgcagtaaaaaataaatcgattttcaatcagtgttttacaccaaacagttaataataataaacaagttttcactgaggctctgtaggagccttatgaatgaaataagtaattattgatatgacagcagcaggaggctttgacacttaggtgtgtcgacgtgggagtgacgtcaccaggtgtgaatgggaaggatactggctttgtgtgtatgaggaagcggtgagcggggcggtcagtcctggcaaagtttggagcataatcatcaaaatggaataaatcgataattgtgacagaacaaagaaaaggtttggagttgattgataaacggacagatgagattccccgagttaacccagtgctgccctttaccatcattagtttgtcgtgtttttaataataaaaacttgttaataataaaaactgtttggtgcaaaacactgattgaaaatcgatttattttttcctgcatgtttatgtctgttaaggctaagatggaactgaaagcagctctttaaaccattcagactagaacaacagagacacaatcaaacctgtcagatgatttattacccgctataataactcagaaatagtccaaattataatgtatttttatttctttcctacttatggaaggtttctgtttatatcgtaggtttgtggtgcctttctatcctaaagaaagatataaaacttcagatatttcacaaaaagattctaacattgatggaaaaacctcacataaagttttattaaagcataaagtacggcgcccaccgtaagaaaggcttacagtattaaattatgctgcataactgaccagtacagttttgcgagggaacgcaaaagaaaaaaatttcccATGTTCCCTAGAGGCTCCGTAACAGTAAACTAGTTAGCTGGAATTAAATGTACTACTAAACTAAACATGACCAGTTTGATAGAAATAGGAAATTTTCAGCACTCAGTTTTATATTAATTCTAGTTCTGCATCAACACTTCATGGACTTTAACATTACTTTAAACTCTAATATGGTTCTTTTGACTTTGATTCAAACACCATAAGATTTCTTAATTTACTTTTGCAACAACTAGAAAGTCTTTTATTCCACCAACAATGAAGCTGAGCTCTGCAGCCACAAGAGGACATAAAATATCCATGTTGGAAGATTAATCTCCTGTTTGAACTTTACACTGATATTGCGGCAATAAATGAGTTGCTGAACATTAAAGTTGATATTCTAATATTGAAACATTTATCCTTCTAATTATGGCAATGGAGTCATATTGGTGCCAGACATTTACAGAGACATGAAATGTGCAGAAAAGAGcaaaatctgtgaaataaatatctttaattgttttcatgGTCATCATAATTCTGAACAGAGCTGAAAGCAGAAACCATCCAATGGTTCTGCTGCGTCTCTGACCCAACCATGCAGGAAATGtcccataaaaaacaaactaaataaaaaatatatattaaaaattatgtGTTCCACTGATATACAGATCTGATATAAACAGGCGAATTGGTCACAAACCAATCAGAATTAGAAACATGGCTTCCTTTACAAGACACAACCAACAGGGAAACAAgaggaacattttcattttacacatctgtacattttatcattattttaatgtttgtaccTCTGCAGgtcagaacacacacacacacacacacacacacacacacaccaggtgCGACAGCAGTGGCTAAAGAGAGAGAACTGTATCTGCAGCTGACAAATACTGAAGAGTTGAACCACTGCTGAGCGACGCCCCCTGGAGGTGAAAATGACACATTACATTCAGCAGAGGTGAACTGGACCTTCAGCgtgcgcgcgcacacacacacacacacacacagaaaaacagtgtttaaaatgtgcaaagaaaagATTTGTGAAGCTGCTTCAGTGACGGCTGCTGAGGAAATGGGAGAAAGCATCAGTGGATCCCACAGCGCCTCCTGGTGGTGGAGCATCCACCTGCAAGACTTCCTGTtgggaccagaaccaaaaccagaaccaaagggATCATAGCAGCCGCATGGACTgatccacttcctgctgctgctgccacctggtggccCCAGGCGAGCTGTGGCGGTTCTGCAGCGTAAACACAACCTGCACCTTTAGGAAGCCCCGCCCCCAGCTCAgcgtctgattggctgctcaGAAACCTTCAGAGCATGTGGTCAATTTAAAAGCATCCCAACTCTGATTCTTTTAATTTGGTGGGAACAGGAAGCTGACTCTTCAAGAGGCAGTAAGTGGCTGCagaacggatcagaaccagccgGTTCTGGTCGGACGCAGTGAGCCCGGCTGAGACCCTGTTGAGTTCCGGCTGCAGAAAAGGCATAAACTGATGGCACTGGGTCAGTTGGGGTTGGGTTACGGAGTGAAGGCAGTTCATCCAGGAGGCCAGAACCTCTGGACCAGGTGGTACCGTGCTGGACCGGGTCGCATTGGGTCACACCGGGTCGTTGGGCGCCATTACAACCACAGAAGGCACACGGCGCCGACTGAAGAGGAAGTTTCCGGGAGTGTTTCGGTGGGTCATCGCTCTGGGTTCTGGAGTGGATTACATTCTGGGTCGGGTCCAGAACCCCTCTGACAGGTTAAGGTGCTGAAGCCAAATGTCGGGTCCTTCTGCTCCGGAGAGGAGGCGGGGCCAGAGGCAGCTCCGCCCCTCAGCTAAGGCCTTATTGGCTGCTCTGCGGGTGGGCGGGGCTTCAATGCAGGAAGAAGTGCCGCAGCAGCTCGTCCGCAGATGGACGGTGCTTGGTTTCCACAAAGATCCGCCGCAGGAACTCCCTGCAGTGGTCCGACACGTGTGGCGGTAGCACCGGGTTGGTGGGCTGCGTGGCGATCttaaagatggccgccatggCCTCGAACTCGGCCCAGGGCGGCCGCTGGGTCAGCATCTCTACCACGGTGCATCCCACG
This genomic window from Xiphophorus couchianus chromosome 24, X_couchianus-1.0, whole genome shotgun sequence contains:
- the ephx2 gene encoding bifunctional epoxide hydrolase 2 isoform X1; the encoded protein is MAAKKAVLFNFWGVVVPSRPAGVFHKLEELHNLPRGFLSSVASQSEGALIQAERGQVTLNQMIPTFKAECAKQAEVRGVEPPSDWCVGRLLEEVRTATMDVRDIVLKTSASLRYHGVLTAVLANHWLDDSASGDRPARLLCLLGSNFDLVLQSCRSGHRVPEVAMFNSALDQLGIPSQQALWLDVDQESVKAAEKAGMEAVLVENLEVALRKLAHFTGVQAVGAESRPITCCPDQVSHGYVTLRPGVRTHYVEMGSGPPVLLCHGFPESWYSWRYQIPALAAAGFRVLALDMKGYGESTAPPDIEEYSQEKLCQDLISFMDKMSIPQVTLVGHDWGGALVWTMARYFPERIRAVASLNTPLFPPDPSKPASEKLKALPAFDYQIYFQKPGVAEAELENDLERTFNIFFSSGREAAGRPTLRTSGVCARGGLFVGLPQQIPRSSMLTEADLRYYVGRFRGSGFRGPLNWYRNNQANWKWMCSQPTGKVAVPALMVTAGKDPVLLPAMSDGMEDLVPNLSRGYIEDSGHWTQMDKPAETNNILISWLRETHGPPAPKL
- the ephx2 gene encoding bifunctional epoxide hydrolase 2 isoform X2, which translates into the protein MAAKKAVLFNFWGVVVPSRPAGVFHKLEELHNLPRGFLSSVASQSEGALIQAERGQVTLNQMIPTFKAECAKQAEVRGVEPPSDWCVGRLLEEVRTATMDVRDIVLKTSASLRYHGVLTAVLANHWLDDSASGDRPARLLCLLGSNFDLVLQSCRSGHRVPEVAMFNSALDQLGIPSQQALWLDVDQESVKAAEKAGMEAVLVENLEVALRKLAHFTGVQAVGAESRPITCCPDQVSHGYVTLRPGVRTHYVEMGSGPPVLLCHGFPESWYSWRYQIPALAAAGFRVLALDMKGYGESTAPPDIEEYSQEKLCQDLISFMDKMSIPQVTLVGHDWGGALVWTMARYFPERIRAVASLNTPLFPPDPSKPASEKLKALPAFDYQIYFQKPGVAEAELENDLERTFNIFFSSGREAAGRPTLRTSGVCARGGLFVGLPQQIPRSSMLTEADLRYYVGRFRGSGFRGPLNWYRNNQANWKWMCSQPTGKVGDRLEQLESLLLHTDDLQADRKLGHTHTAALLR